The Lysobacter oculi genomic sequence GCTCGAATCCCGCATCGCCCACTACATGGCGATGTGCACCAAGGAAGCCGGCAAGACCATGCCCGACGGCGTCGCCGAAGTGCGCGAGGCCGTGGACTTCCTGCGCTACTACGCGCTGGAGGCGCGCAAGGCGTTCACCGTCGAGGCGCTGCCCGGCCCGACCGGCGAATCCAACACCCTGCAGCTCGCCGGCCGCGGCTTGTTCGTCTGCATCTCGCCGTGGAACTTCCCGCTCGCCATCTTCATCGGCCAGGTCGCCGCGGCGCTGGCCGCCGGCAACACGGTGATCGCCAAGCCCGCCGAGCAGACCAACCTGATTGGCCATGCCGCGGTGAAGCTGATGCACGAAGCCGGCATTCCCGCCGACGTGCTGCAGTTCATCCCGGGCGATGGCGCCACGGTCGGTGCCGCGCTGACCAAGGACGCGCGGATCGCCGGCGTCTGCTTCACCGGCTCCACCGACACCGCGCGGCTGATCAACCGTGCGCTGGCCGACCGCCGCGAAGGCATGATCGCCACGCTGATCGCCGAGACCGGCGGCCAGAACGCGATGATCGCCGACTCGTCCTCGCTGCCCGAGCAGGTGGTGAAGGATGCGCTGGGTTCGGCGTTCACCTCGGCCGGGCAGCGCTGTTCGGCGGCGCGCGTGCTGCTGGTGCAGGACGACATCGCCGACAAGGTGGTGCAGATGCTGGCCGGCGCGATGGCGGAGTTGAAGGTCGGCGATCCCGGCCAGCTGGAGACCGACATCGGCCCGGTCATCGACACCGACGCGAAGTGCGCGCTGGACGAACACGCATCGCGCATGTCCGGCGGCGTCGGCAGGCACATCGCCACCGCCACGCTCGGCGCAGGCACCGAGCACGGCACGTTCTTCGCGCCGATCGCCTGGGAGCTGGATTCGCTCGACCGGCTGACCAAGGAGAACTTCGGCCCTGCGCTGCACGTGATCCGCTGGAAGGCCGAGGACCTGGACCGCGTGGTCGATGCGATCAACGCCACCGGCTTCGGGCTGACGCTCGGCATCCACTCGCGCATCGACGAGACCATCGAGCGCATCGTGCGTCGCGCCAAGGTCGGCAACATCTACGTCAACCGCAACCAGATCGGCGCGGTGGTCGGCGTGCAGCCGTTCGGCGGCCAGGGCATGAGCGGCACCGGCCCGAAGGCCGGCGGCCCGCACTACCTGCCGCGCTTCGCCACCGAGAAGACGGTGACGGTCAACACCACCGCCGCCGGCGGCAACGCCTCGCTGCTGACGCTGGGCGACTGAGCCGCGTCATCCCCCGCATGCCGCGCGACGCACTGCCGTCGCCGGCATCGCCCAAAGAAAAACCCCGCGCAAGGTGGGGTTTTTCGTGCCACATTCGAAGCGATCAGAACTTGTAGGAAGCGCCGATGCCGAAGATGTTGGCGTGGCCTTCGACCTTGCCGGTCAGCAGCGTGCCGGTGGACGACACCGAGTTGATCGGGGCCTCCTTCAGGTTGACACGCATGAACGCCGCATCGACCGAGATGTTCGACGTGGCGTGCCAGGTGGCACCCAGGCTGAGCAGCGTGCGGTCGTTGTCGGGCAGGCGCGGCGTGCGGTTGGCGTCGTGGGTCGGGGTTTCATCGCGGCCCACGCCGGCACGCAGGGTGAACGCCGGGCTCAGGTCGAACTCGGCACCGAGCGAATACATATTGGAGTCGCTCCAGTGATACTCCTCGACACCGATCTGCGTGGCGCCACGGAGGATCGTCACGTTGCGCAGCGACGACCAGCTGGTGCGCTGGTATTCGCCGAGCAGGCGCACGCTGTCGGTCACCTTGTACAGGGCCGAGAAGGTGTGGGTGCTCGGCGTGGTCAGTGCGGCACCACCGGCGCCGTCTGCGAAGCGGGCGCTCATGCCCGGCAGCGCCAGCACGTTGGCCGGCACGGTGAAGTCGACCGCGCCCTTGAGCTCATGGTCGATTTCCGACTTGTAGGCGTAGCCCACGGAGAACTTGTCGGTCGGCTTCCACTGCATGCCAATGATGAAGCCGATGCCGTTGTCCTTGCCGCTGACTTCAAAGAAGCCGTCGTTGCGGCCCGGGCCATAGGCGGCGGTCGCCGGGTTGAGGCAGAGCGAGGTGAAGGCCGCCGCGCCCGCAGGCGTGGTCGCGCCGGCAGCCAGCTGGCCGCAGACCGCGGTACCCAGGTCGAGCGCGTTGGTCAGGGTCACTTCGGCGCGCTGGAAGATCACGCCGGCACCGATCGAGAACTGGTCGCTCGGCTTCCAGGCGGCGGACAGGGTGGCATCGACCACCTTCACGTCCGAGGTCACGGCGTTGTAGCGGCCGACCCAGTCCTTGTCCCACTCGGTCTTCAGGCCGTACGGCGCGTTGACGCCGAAGCCGACCCACAGGTTCTCGAAGCTGCCCGATAGCGGCATCACCACCGCGAACGACGGCACCGCGGCGACATCGCCCGGGTCACCGCCGTTGCCGCCGGTGGCCGGCTTGGCCAGCGCGCGGATGGCCGGGTTGGCGTTGGTGGCGAACGGCGCGCCGGTCAGCGCGGTGCCGGTGAAGTCGCCGTTGAGGTCGATGAAGCTGGCGTTGGAGACCACCGTGGTCGAGGTCAGGTTGGTCATCGCGGCCGGGTTGGTGATGGCGACGGTGGCGTCATCCTGTGCAACCGTGGTGCCGGTGAACGCACGACCCAGGGTCTTGATGCTGTTCTCGCGGATCTGGAAGCCGGAAGCGGCGGCGTTGCCGACGACCAGCGCACCAATGACGGCGACCGCAAGGGCGGACAGTCGGGCTTGGCGGGAAGCGTGCTGCATGTGTTCTCTCCGTAGTGCTCGGTTGTGTAAGGTGGATGGCCTGCATCGTCGCGCGGTGCGCGCCAGGAACGTCCCGGCATACGGCTCCGTCTGCACTATAGCCAGATTCACTTCTCGCTAACATTCTGCAGTGCAACGCGGGCCGTATGGTTTCCCCTATTCATTTTTGGAGCCTGCTTGTTCGTCGCCATCCCCCCCCGCCACAAGTCGCAGGCGCGCTGGCTCACCCCGCTGCTGGTCGTCGCCCTGTGCGCTGCATTCGTGTGGACGCAGTCGATGAGCCCGTTGGCCCGGCAGTCGCTGCTGCAGGGCTGGGGCATGCTCGGCGCACTGGGCATGGAAGGACCGGACGCGAGCCATCCGGCGCGCTGGATCCGCCTGGTCAGCGCATTGTTCCTGCACGGTGACTGGTCGCACCTGCTCGGCAACTTGGTGTTCCTGATGATCTTCGGGCTGCCGGCCGAGCGCGTGCTGGGCTCGCTGCGCCTGCTGGCGGTGTTCCTGCTCGGCGGCGCCATCGCCAACCTGGCCGCCTCGCTGTCGATCGCCGGCGACCAGGTGATCATCGGTGCCAGCGGTGCGGTGTCGGCGGTGATCGGCGCCTGGCTCACCCTGTTTCCCAATGCGCGGCTCGGCGTGGTGCTGCCGCTCGGCCTGTTCCTGGAATTCGTGCATGCCCCGGCTACCTGGCTGATCGGGTTGTGGATCCTGCTGCAGGTGCTCTTCGCCTACATCGGCCCGGCCTACGGGCAGGTGGCGTGGGTGGCGCATGTCGCGGGCTTCGGCGTGGGCGGCGCACTCGCCCTGCTCTCACGCGGCGCGATCGCCAAGCGGATGCGCCGGGCACGCGGCTACTGAAGTCGGGCACGAAGCCGCATCAATACGGCATCAATGGCGGTGATTGCGAAGCTGCTTGCGGGTCGCGTGATGCGTGGCGACATTGATCGCGCTGATTGATCACACGCGACGACGACGGGCCTTCGCCCCACCGAAGCCGCCTCGCTGATCGCGTGATACGCGGCATGGCTTGATCGCGCGGATTGATCGCACCGAATGGCGACGAAGGGATGGAAGCCGCATCCACATCCCACCGTCATCGGTATTGCTGAGCCGCTTTCGGGTCGCGTGATGCGCGGCATGGCACTTGATCGCGCGCATTGATCACCCGCGATAACGACGAATGGCCCTCGCCCCACCGAAGCCCCACCGAAGCCGCATCGTTGCGGACGTGGCACGCGTTGATCGCCCCGCTTACTTCTCCGGCGGCTTGACCGGCTGCGGCGGTGCGACGGGGAGCGTGACGACCGGCGGCACCTTGACTGCCGGTGGCGGCGCATCGCCGGCCATGCGCTTGAGTTCCGCCAACGCGGCTTCGATCGGCTTGTCGCCCGGCAGCACTTCGCCGGCGTTTTCGCCCGCCATCGGTTCGCCTTCCTCTTCGCCGCGCAGGTGGCCGCGCAGCGACGCCTCGTTCATGCGCGCGATGTCCGCCGCCGTCGCGCCTTCGCCATGCAGCACCACATCCGGCGCGATGCCGACGCCCTGGATCGAACGCCCGCTCGGCGTGTAGTAACGCGCGGTGGTGAGCTTGACCGCGTCGCCATTGTCGAGCGGCAGCAGCGTCTGCACCGAGCCCTTGCCGAAGGTGCGGCTGCCGATGATCCGCGCGCGCTTGAGGTCGCGCAGCGCGCCGGCCAGCACTTCCGAGGCACTGGCCGAACCCGCATCCACCAGCACCACCACCGGCGCGCCCGACAGCAGGTCGCCCTTGGTCGCGCTGAAGCTGGTGTCGCCGCCCTTCAGGCGGCCGCGCGTGCTGACGATGGTGCCGGCATCCAGCAGGTCGTCGGCCATCTGCACCGCGCCGCTCAGCAGGCCGCCCGGGTTGCTGCGCAGGTCGATGACGAGACCCTTGAGCTTGCCGCCGGACTGCGTGTTCAGCGCGGTGATGCCCTTGGAGAATTCGTCGGCGGTGCTGCTCTGGAAGCTGGCCACGCGCACATAGCCATAGCCCGGCGCGAGCACGCGCTGGCGCACGCTCTGCATGCGGATGCGCTCGCGCACCAGGGTCACGTCGAAGGGCTTCTCCTTGCCTTCGCGCTGCACGGTGATCTTGACCGGCGAACCCGCCGTGCCGCGCAACGGCGTGCTGCCGTCCGCATCGCTGACCGGCTTGCCGTCGATATGGGTGATGACGTCGCCGGACTTCAGGCCCGCACGGTCGCCCGGCCCGCCTTCGATCGGCGAGATGATCTTCAGCACCGGGCCCGGCTGCTGCTGCAGTTCAAGCCCGACGCCGTCGTAGGCGCCGGTCGCGTCCTGGTTGAAGTCGCGCGCCGCCTCGCGATCGAAATAGACGCTGTGCGGGTCGAGGTCGAGCAGCAGGCCGCGCAGCGCGGAGTGCATCAGCTTCTCGTCGGGGACGGGCTCGACGTAGGCCTCGCGGATCGCGTTGTACACGCTGACGAAGCGGCGGATCTCGGCCAGCGGCACCTGGCGGGTGACGCTTTCGACGCCATCGGGGTCGTCGACGGCGGCGACATCCGGCTTCGCGCCCTTGTCCTCCGGGTCGGGCTGCTGCTGCGCGTGGGCAGGCAGCGCGAGCATCAGCGCGAGGACGAGGGGCAGCGGGCGAAGGCGCATCGGGCGCTCCTGCAGGGACGATGCGGCGATTATGCGCGGACGCCGCTTGAGCGGGCGATGAAGCGCCGTCAGCGGCGCAGCCACACTGAAGGATTGACCGGCTTGCCGCCGCGCCGCAGTTCGAAGTACAGCGCGGGCCGGCCCTGCCCGCCCGAATTGCCGACGCTGCCGACCGCATCGCCCTTGCGCACCGCCGCGCCGACATCATTCATCAGCGCATCGTTGTGCGCGTACAGGCTCATGTAGCCGTTGCCGTGGTCGACGATGCAGAGCAGGCCGTAGCCACTCATCCATTCGGCGAAGACCACCTGGCCATCGGCGACGGCACGGACCGGCGTGCCGGCGGCCGCGCCGATCAGCAGGCCCGAACTCGCGCTGCCGTCCGGCATGGTGCCGCCGAAGCCGGCGAGCAGGCTGCCGGCCAGCGGCCAGCCCGCGCCACCGACGGC encodes the following:
- a CDS encoding OmpP1/FadL family transporter, producing the protein MQHASRQARLSALAVAVIGALVVGNAAASGFQIRENSIKTLGRAFTGTTVAQDDATVAITNPAAMTNLTSTTVVSNASFIDLNGDFTGTALTGAPFATNANPAIRALAKPATGGNGGDPGDVAAVPSFAVVMPLSGSFENLWVGFGVNAPYGLKTEWDKDWVGRYNAVTSDVKVVDATLSAAWKPSDQFSIGAGVIFQRAEVTLTNALDLGTAVCGQLAAGATTPAGAAAFTSLCLNPATAAYGPGRNDGFFEVSGKDNGIGFIIGMQWKPTDKFSVGYAYKSEIDHELKGAVDFTVPANVLALPGMSARFADGAGGAALTTPSTHTFSALYKVTDSVRLLGEYQRTSWSSLRNVTILRGATQIGVEEYHWSDSNMYSLGAEFDLSPAFTLRAGVGRDETPTHDANRTPRLPDNDRTLLSLGATWHATSNISVDAAFMRVNLKEAPINSVSSTGTLLTGKVEGHANIFGIGASYKF
- a CDS encoding S41 family peptidase, translating into MRLRPLPLVLALMLALPAHAQQQPDPEDKGAKPDVAAVDDPDGVESVTRQVPLAEIRRFVSVYNAIREAYVEPVPDEKLMHSALRGLLLDLDPHSVYFDREAARDFNQDATGAYDGVGLELQQQPGPVLKIISPIEGGPGDRAGLKSGDVITHIDGKPVSDADGSTPLRGTAGSPVKITVQREGKEKPFDVTLVRERIRMQSVRQRVLAPGYGYVRVASFQSSTADEFSKGITALNTQSGGKLKGLVIDLRSNPGGLLSGAVQMADDLLDAGTIVSTRGRLKGGDTSFSATKGDLLSGAPVVVLVDAGSASASEVLAGALRDLKRARIIGSRTFGKGSVQTLLPLDNGDAVKLTTARYYTPSGRSIQGVGIAPDVVLHGEGATAADIARMNEASLRGHLRGEEEGEPMAGENAGEVLPGDKPIEAALAELKRMAGDAPPPAVKVPPVVTLPVAPPQPVKPPEK
- a CDS encoding rhomboid family intramembrane serine protease, which encodes MFVAIPPRHKSQARWLTPLLVVALCAAFVWTQSMSPLARQSLLQGWGMLGALGMEGPDASHPARWIRLVSALFLHGDWSHLLGNLVFLMIFGLPAERVLGSLRLLAVFLLGGAIANLAASLSIAGDQVIIGASGAVSAVIGAWLTLFPNARLGVVLPLGLFLEFVHAPATWLIGLWILLQVLFAYIGPAYGQVAWVAHVAGFGVGGALALLSRGAIAKRMRRARGY